The Prinia subflava isolate CZ2003 ecotype Zambia chromosome W unlocalized genomic scaffold, Cam_Psub_1.2 scaffold_22_NEW, whole genome shotgun sequence genome window below encodes:
- the LOC134564875 gene encoding activated RNA polymerase II transcriptional coactivator p15 isoform X3: MPKSKELVSSSSSASGSDSEVDKKAKRKKQVAPEKPVKKQKTGESSKGAASSKQSSNRDENMFQIGKMRYVSVRDFKGKVLIDIREYWMDQEGEMKPGRKGISLNPEQWNQLKEQISDIDDAVRKL; the protein is encoded by the exons ATGCCTAAGTCAAAGGAACTTGTGTCTTCAAGCTCATCTGCCAGTGGTTCAGATAGTGAAGTTGACAAAAAG GCAAAGCGGAAAAAGCAAGTAGCTCCAGAAAAGCCcgttaagaaacaaaaaactgGTGAAAGTTCAAAAGGTGCAGCTTCTTCTAAGCAAAGCAGTAACAGAGATGAGAATATGTTTCAG ATTGGCAAAATGAGGTATGTCAGTGTTCGTGACTTTAAAGGAAAAGTATTAATTGATATTAGAGAATATTGGATGGATCAGGAAGGTGAAATGAAGCCTGGCAGAAAAG GTATTTCTTTAAATCCAGAACAGTGGAACCAGCTGAAGGAACAGATTTCTGATATTGATGATGCAGTAAGAAAACTGTAA
- the LOC134564875 gene encoding activated RNA polymerase II transcriptional coactivator p15 isoform X1: protein MVQCWGGDSAMNLFCFCRRVEELCARMPKSKELVSSSSSASGSDSEVDKKAKRKKQVAPEKPVKKQKTGESSKGAASSKQSSNRDENMFQIGKMRYVSVRDFKGKVLIDIREYWMDQEGEMKPGRKGISLNPEQWNQLKEQISDIDDAVRKL, encoded by the exons aTGGTGCAGTGTTGGGGCGGGGATTCTGCGATGAATCTCTTCTGTTTCTGTCGTCGTGTGGAGGAGCTGTGTGCGAG AATGCCTAAGTCAAAGGAACTTGTGTCTTCAAGCTCATCTGCCAGTGGTTCAGATAGTGAAGTTGACAAAAAG GCAAAGCGGAAAAAGCAAGTAGCTCCAGAAAAGCCcgttaagaaacaaaaaactgGTGAAAGTTCAAAAGGTGCAGCTTCTTCTAAGCAAAGCAGTAACAGAGATGAGAATATGTTTCAG ATTGGCAAAATGAGGTATGTCAGTGTTCGTGACTTTAAAGGAAAAGTATTAATTGATATTAGAGAATATTGGATGGATCAGGAAGGTGAAATGAAGCCTGGCAGAAAAG GTATTTCTTTAAATCCAGAACAGTGGAACCAGCTGAAGGAACAGATTTCTGATATTGATGATGCAGTAAGAAAACTGTAA
- the LOC134564875 gene encoding uncharacterized protein LOC134564875 isoform X2, protein MVQCWGGDSAMNLFCFCRRVEELCARMPKSKELVSSSSSASGSDSEVDKKAKRKKQVAPEKPVKKQKTGESSKGAASSKQSSNRDENMFQVSYSQILLSSNHICKISLFHLPQHKGVVFDPAPQTRPDVALSSF, encoded by the exons aTGGTGCAGTGTTGGGGCGGGGATTCTGCGATGAATCTCTTCTGTTTCTGTCGTCGTGTGGAGGAGCTGTGTGCGAG AATGCCTAAGTCAAAGGAACTTGTGTCTTCAAGCTCATCTGCCAGTGGTTCAGATAGTGAAGTTGACAAAAAG GCAAAGCGGAAAAAGCAAGTAGCTCCAGAAAAGCCcgttaagaaacaaaaaactgGTGAAAGTTCAAAAGGTGCAGCTTCTTCTAAGCAAAGCAGTAACAGAGATGAGAATATGTTTCAG GTTTCATATTCTCAGATTCTTTTGTCAAGCAATCATATTTGTAAGATTTCCCTGTTTCATCTTCCCCAACACAAGGGAGTTGTCTTTGATCCTGCACCCCAGACAAGGCCAGATGTGGCCTTGTCCAGTTTCTAA